Proteins found in one Vallitalea guaymasensis genomic segment:
- a CDS encoding WXG100 family type VII secretion target encodes MASFQVTTQLLNDKAGTIGNINERFLSIMADITRLMHNLQDEWQSEASNQFVAKFDQLNNDFKQYSEVIASYQKFLTNAATDYTSADSAIKSATADLFS; translated from the coding sequence ATGGCATCATTTCAAGTTACCACTCAATTATTAAATGATAAAGCAGGGACAATAGGAAATATTAATGAACGTTTTTTAAGTATTATGGCAGATATAACTAGGTTAATGCATAATTTGCAAGATGAATGGCAAAGCGAGGCTTCAAATCAATTCGTAGCAAAGTTTGATCAATTAAATAATGACTTCAAACAATATTCTGAAGTTATAGCTTCGTATCAGAAATTTTTAACAAATGCTGCTACAGATTATACTTCAGCAGATTCTGCTATTAAATCGGCAACTGCAGATTTATTCTCATAA
- a CDS encoding WXG100 family type VII secretion target produces MSKSINVTPETLITQSKNVTTKVEEYETLYKKLISEVESLSSQWKGEGNSAYVTQITAFEPKFRSLQQVLNNYAEFLLKAAKVYRETEGNIVSNAKRLAK; encoded by the coding sequence ATGTCAAAATCAATTAATGTTACACCAGAAACGTTAATAACCCAATCAAAAAATGTAACTACTAAAGTAGAGGAATATGAAACATTATATAAAAAATTAATTAGTGAAGTAGAAAGTCTATCTAGCCAATGGAAAGGTGAGGGTAATTCAGCTTATGTAACTCAAATTACTGCTTTTGAACCTAAATTTAGGAGTTTACAACAAGTTCTTAATAATTATGCAGAATTCTTATTGAAAGCTGCAAAGGTATATAGAGAAACTGAAGGTAATATTGTCAGTAATGCTAAAAGGTTAGCAAAATAA
- a CDS encoding WXG100 family type VII secretion target, producing the protein MVRPRRRINYSHVMNQVRKIRQLSNDLSNESRDLNNIINDIVYIWKGEASREFIGQGEMLEGDINSTSKKMSEIATRISDVAYDIKREDDRRLDAYYDWLERQSDYYD; encoded by the coding sequence ATGGTCCGACCTAGAAGAAGAATCAATTATTCACATGTTATGAATCAAGTAAGAAAAATAAGACAATTGTCAAATGATTTAAGTAATGAGTCAAGAGATTTGAATAATATCATTAATGATATAGTGTACATATGGAAAGGTGAAGCATCCAGAGAATTTATTGGTCAAGGTGAGATGCTGGAAGGAGACATAAATTCTACATCCAAAAAAATGTCTGAGATAGCAACTAGAATATCTGATGTTGCATATGACATTAAAAGAGAGGATGATAGAAGACTTGATGCATATTACGATTGGTTAGAAAGACAATCGGACTATTATGATTAA
- a CDS encoding autotransporter outer membrane beta-barrel domain-containing protein, giving the protein MKNFAVEVGELDNQENRIKFIGNQISEIKSQFDQIQNTLDWDIKCKKSIDDNLRNIYRELDRLDDRLYLLGDIIRTSKQAYNQAEKQLNSELLGLNNDLASNTSFNTLKPTYSIGYYNSILNYSNIYQLQDRQNIDQFQNYDGILYGALGTSNSFINGNVNRYMAYSPSYLYPNRNVAIDAFIAKYISWDFSTYESLSTQVGVISTSLDSVTDLGIKYLPSIIKNSPRPNNIGIGTWNRIVTNDIDDIVGKMNIFGKGAKILGVAGVGIDVGTNIYNNVKNNTDNKRIVTDAYVDSVVGIGGLLASAKAGAAAGTAVTPGFGTAVGFCVGIGFAVLTDVIKINGVSIREYLKEGVDAITDITVDTMKIVSNAGVDTIGIMINTLSDTADIISDSVINTANVINDAVINTADIVSDAVIETTDTITNAAMDTVATVTCALNDTTEIVTEAIADTVNTVNDTLIETNNIIDDALSDVEDAISTADNVGEAFLDSSYIVAQAASDTLDTVNVALTDTIDTIGSALTDTMDTVSVALSDTADIINTAVSDTMDTFTSTVSDTYEIVEEAVSETIDTVEEAVSETMDTVEEAVSDTIDTVTGAVDDIADSITDRIGSWFD; this is encoded by the coding sequence ATGAAGAATTTTGCCGTTGAGGTAGGGGAATTAGATAACCAAGAAAATCGTATAAAATTTATTGGAAATCAAATTTCTGAAATCAAAAGTCAGTTTGACCAAATACAAAATACTTTGGATTGGGACATAAAATGTAAAAAGAGTATTGATGATAATCTAAGGAATATCTATAGAGAATTAGATAGATTGGATGATAGATTATACCTCTTAGGAGATATTATACGTACTTCAAAACAAGCGTATAATCAGGCAGAAAAACAATTAAACTCTGAGTTACTCGGATTAAATAATGATTTAGCATCAAATACAAGTTTTAATACTTTAAAACCTACTTATTCAATAGGATATTATAATAGCATTCTCAATTATAGTAATATATATCAATTACAAGATAGGCAAAATATTGATCAATTTCAAAACTATGATGGTATTTTATATGGAGCATTAGGGACATCCAATAGTTTTATTAATGGTAATGTGAATCGTTATATGGCATATAGTCCCTCATACTTATACCCAAATAGAAATGTTGCAATAGATGCATTTATAGCTAAATATATAAGTTGGGATTTCAGTACATACGAATCTTTAAGTACACAAGTAGGAGTTATATCCACGAGCCTTGATTCAGTTACAGATCTTGGAATAAAATATTTGCCATCTATAATTAAAAATTCACCTAGACCCAATAATATTGGAATTGGCACATGGAATAGGATAGTTACAAATGATATAGATGATATTGTTGGAAAAATGAACATTTTTGGAAAAGGTGCCAAAATATTAGGTGTAGCAGGAGTAGGTATTGATGTTGGTACAAATATATATAACAATGTGAAAAATAATACTGACAATAAGCGAATTGTAACAGACGCCTATGTTGATTCAGTAGTTGGAATTGGTGGTCTTCTGGCATCAGCTAAAGCAGGGGCAGCTGCAGGCACTGCTGTTACACCTGGGTTTGGAACAGCAGTTGGATTCTGCGTTGGAATAGGCTTTGCAGTTCTAACCGATGTAATTAAGATTAATGGAGTAAGTATTAGAGAATATTTAAAAGAAGGGGTAGATGCTATAACAGATATAACTGTTGATACGATGAAGATTGTGTCTAATGCTGGAGTGGATACAATTGGAATAATGATTAATACATTATCTGATACTGCTGATATTATTTCAGATTCCGTGATAAATACAGCTAATGTTATTAATGACGCTGTTATTAATACGGCAGATATTGTTAGTGATGCTGTGATAGAGACAACTGATACTATTACTAATGCCGCTATGGATACAGTTGCTACAGTAACCTGTGCGCTGAATGATACTACCGAAATAGTTACTGAAGCAATTGCAGATACTGTTAATACGGTTAATGATACCCTTATAGAGACAAATAATATTATTGATGATGCGCTATCAGATGTAGAAGATGCAATAAGTACAGCTGATAATGTTGGGGAAGCTTTTCTTGATAGTTCATATATTGTTGCCCAAGCTGCGTCTGATACTTTAGATACTGTAAATGTTGCTTTAACTGATACAATTGATACAATTGGTAGTGCTTTAACTGATACTATGGATACTGTCTCAGTTGCATTATCCGATACTGCTGATATTATCAATACTGCTGTATCCGATACAATGGACACATTTACTAGTACTGTATCTGATACTTATGAGATTGTTGAAGAAGCTGTATCTGAAACAATAGATACAGTAGAAGAAGCTGTATCTGAAACGATGGATACAGTTGAGGAAGCTGTATCAGATACAATAGATACTGTTACTGGTGCTGTAGATGATATAGCTGATAGTATAACTGATAGGATAGGTAGCTGGTTTGATTAA